A genomic window from Luteolibacter sp. LG18 includes:
- the sufD gene encoding Fe-S cluster assembly protein SufD, with amino-acid sequence MLEQPASLLDSAPVTPATFPAWFAERQRAARQRFLQIPQPKRGDETWRFSSVKELDFADFRPANGGADATLLASRSTGLEAPVAKFVFGNDELLHSESDLPAGVICLPLAEALISHSELVEKHFMKQETRLGSAKWTALHEANLRNGLFVHVPANVEVEGTIEVFHWIAGDNTAIFPHTLIVTGANAKVRVVDYFQSADETSTGLAIAVNDLIAGPGSKLDYVAIQAFNEHTKVIQVNETGVAKDASATGFILNTGATWARNESLSRLEGEGSRSDMLSVSIPARDQEYDQRTFQHHVSPGAFSDLLYKNSLYDKARTIFSGLIFVDEGAHRTDAYQTCRNLFMSDDAEANSMPGLEINADDVKCSHGSTSCQISDEEIFYLRARGICPTRARQLIARGFSVEVIERLGDEKVEELVLRFVDDKFAHIAGGGA; translated from the coding sequence GTGCTCGAACAACCCGCCTCTCTCCTCGACTCCGCTCCGGTCACTCCGGCCACGTTCCCCGCTTGGTTCGCCGAGCGCCAGCGTGCCGCGCGGCAGCGCTTCCTCCAGATCCCGCAGCCGAAGCGCGGCGACGAGACCTGGCGTTTCTCGTCGGTGAAGGAACTCGATTTCGCCGACTTCCGTCCCGCCAACGGCGGTGCCGATGCCACCCTGCTGGCTTCCCGTTCCACGGGCCTTGAAGCTCCGGTGGCGAAGTTCGTGTTCGGCAACGACGAACTGCTCCACTCCGAGTCCGATCTCCCCGCAGGGGTGATCTGCCTGCCGCTGGCCGAGGCCCTGATCTCCCACTCCGAGCTGGTGGAGAAGCATTTCATGAAGCAGGAGACCCGCCTGGGCTCCGCGAAGTGGACCGCCCTGCACGAGGCGAACCTGCGCAACGGCCTGTTCGTCCACGTCCCGGCCAACGTCGAGGTCGAGGGCACGATCGAGGTCTTCCACTGGATCGCCGGGGACAACACCGCGATCTTCCCGCACACGCTCATCGTGACCGGAGCGAACGCCAAGGTGCGCGTGGTGGACTATTTCCAGTCCGCCGATGAAACGTCCACCGGTCTCGCGATCGCGGTGAACGACCTGATCGCCGGCCCGGGCTCGAAGCTCGACTACGTCGCCATCCAGGCCTTCAACGAGCACACCAAGGTCATCCAGGTGAACGAAACCGGCGTGGCCAAGGATGCCTCCGCCACCGGCTTCATCCTCAACACCGGTGCGACCTGGGCGCGCAACGAATCGCTCAGCCGCCTCGAGGGCGAGGGCTCCCGCTCGGACATGCTGTCCGTGAGCATCCCGGCCCGCGACCAGGAGTACGACCAGCGCACGTTCCAGCACCACGTTTCGCCGGGAGCCTTCAGCGACCTGCTCTACAAGAACTCGCTCTACGACAAGGCCCGTACCATTTTCTCCGGCCTGATCTTCGTGGACGAGGGCGCGCACCGCACCGACGCCTACCAGACCTGCCGCAACCTCTTCATGAGCGATGACGCGGAGGCGAACTCCATGCCCGGCCTGGAGATCAACGCCGACGACGTGAAGTGCTCCCACGGCAGCACCTCCTGCCAGATCAGCGACGAGGAGATCTTCTACCTCCGCGCCCGCGGCATCTGCCCGACCCGTGCCCGCCAGCTCATCGCCCGCGGTTTCTCCGTGGAGGTGATCGAGCGCCTCGGTGACGAGAAGGTGGAGGAACTGGTGCTGCGCTTCGTGGACGACAAGTTCGCCCACATCGCCGGCGGCGGCGCCTGA
- the dps gene encoding DNA starvation/stationary phase protection protein Dps: MNLRPSRHPLDAQSRTKVVQLLNDTIAVLIDLRLQVKQAHWNVRGSNMIAIHEMLDGFVDQLDEATDELAERAVALGGRALGTLPGIGSVTSLPPLPPEATGSFDLLELLAERYAAVSAVLGIGINHAQVVDDEVTADLLISTTHAIDKNLWFLESHLEPEFTDEDPEEGDDTPLL; this comes from the coding sequence ATGAACCTCCGCCCCAGCCGCCACCCGCTCGATGCCCAGAGCCGCACCAAAGTCGTGCAGCTTCTGAACGACACCATTGCCGTGTTGATCGACCTGCGGCTGCAGGTGAAGCAGGCGCATTGGAACGTGCGGGGTTCGAACATGATCGCCATCCACGAGATGCTCGATGGGTTCGTCGACCAGCTCGACGAAGCCACCGACGAACTCGCGGAGCGCGCCGTCGCCCTCGGCGGCCGCGCGCTTGGCACCCTGCCTGGCATCGGCAGCGTGACCTCGCTGCCGCCCCTGCCACCGGAGGCCACCGGCAGCTTCGACCTGCTCGAACTGCTGGCCGAACGCTACGCCGCGGTCTCCGCCGTGCTCGGCATCGGCATCAACCACGCGCAGGTGGTGGACGACGAGGTCACCGCCGACCTGCTGATTTCCACCACGCACGCCATCGACAAGAACCTCTGGTTCCTCGAATCCCACCTCGAACCGGAATTCACCGACGAGGATCCCGAAGAGGGCGACGACACGCCCCTGCTCTGA
- the sufB gene encoding Fe-S cluster assembly protein SufB — protein MSYEASSTLDAETREAIDIDRTKGDFSFPERHKFDAGRGLTEKTIDYICDVKNDPQWVRDFRHKALQVFRDKPMPTNWATKDLNNIDFDIIRYYLSDGEKPKRSWEDVPEDVLRTFERLGIPEQERAFLAGVEAQYDSEAAYSNMKEELTKQGVIFVNSTEGLKHHEEIFRPWFGKVIPTADNKFSALNSAVFSGGSFIYIPKGVKLKQPLQAYFRINSENFGQFERTLIIADEGAEVMYMEGCTAPKFETSTLHSAVVELVALKGAKIQYVTVQNWSSNVFNLVTKRGLAMEDAEVRWIDCNIGSRLTMKYPGVIMKGRRARGEVISIALANTGQHQDTGAKMIHAADETTSNVVSKSISVGEGRSTYRGQVHIPKHLKGCKNNTECDALLINTRSRTDTYPAITVRGNQHATQHEASVSQVSEEMLFYMQQRGISEGAAMSLAVNGFINDLVREFPMEYSVELKRLIDLEMEGSVG, from the coding sequence ATGTCCTACGAAGCCTCCAGCACCCTCGACGCCGAAACCCGCGAAGCGATCGACATCGACCGCACCAAGGGCGATTTCAGCTTCCCCGAGCGCCACAAGTTCGACGCCGGCCGCGGCCTGACCGAGAAGACGATCGACTACATCTGTGACGTGAAGAACGACCCGCAGTGGGTCCGTGACTTCCGCCACAAGGCGCTTCAGGTCTTCCGCGACAAGCCGATGCCCACGAACTGGGCGACCAAGGACCTGAACAACATCGATTTCGACATCATCCGCTACTACCTGTCCGACGGCGAGAAGCCGAAGCGCTCGTGGGAGGATGTGCCGGAAGACGTGCTGCGCACCTTCGAGCGCCTCGGCATCCCCGAGCAGGAACGCGCGTTCCTCGCCGGCGTGGAAGCCCAGTATGACTCCGAGGCGGCCTACTCGAACATGAAGGAGGAGCTCACCAAGCAGGGCGTCATCTTCGTGAACTCGACGGAAGGCCTGAAGCACCACGAGGAAATTTTCCGCCCGTGGTTCGGCAAGGTGATCCCGACCGCCGACAACAAGTTTTCCGCGCTGAACAGCGCCGTGTTCTCCGGTGGCTCCTTCATCTACATCCCGAAGGGCGTGAAGCTGAAGCAGCCGCTGCAAGCCTACTTCCGCATCAACTCCGAGAACTTCGGCCAGTTCGAGCGCACCCTCATCATCGCCGACGAAGGTGCCGAGGTGATGTACATGGAAGGCTGCACCGCGCCGAAATTCGAGACCTCCACGCTGCACTCCGCGGTGGTGGAGCTGGTGGCGCTGAAGGGCGCGAAGATCCAGTACGTGACCGTGCAGAACTGGTCCTCGAACGTCTTCAACCTGGTCACCAAGCGCGGCCTCGCCATGGAGGACGCCGAAGTCCGCTGGATCGACTGCAACATCGGCAGCCGCCTGACGATGAAGTATCCCGGCGTGATCATGAAGGGCCGCCGCGCCCGCGGCGAGGTGATCTCGATCGCGCTGGCCAACACCGGCCAGCACCAGGACACCGGCGCGAAGATGATCCATGCCGCCGACGAGACGACCTCGAACGTCGTTTCCAAATCCATCTCCGTGGGCGAGGGCCGCTCGACCTACCGCGGTCAGGTCCACATCCCGAAGCACCTCAAGGGCTGCAAGAACAACACCGAGTGCGACGCGCTGCTGATCAACACCCGCAGCCGCACCGACACCTACCCGGCGATCACGGTGCGCGGCAACCAGCACGCGACCCAGCACGAGGCCAGCGTCTCGCAGGTGTCCGAGGAAATGCTCTTCTACATGCAGCAGCGCGGGATCAGCGAGGGGGCCGCGATGTCCCTCGCCGTGAACGGCTTCATCAACGACCTCGTCCGCGAGTTCCCGATGGAATACTCGGTGGAACTCAAGCGCCTCATCGACCTCGAAATGGAAGGCTCCGTCGGCTGA